The nucleotide sequence tttatttacaTGTGCACAAGGAACATATTCTGGCCCCTGTCACCGAACTATTCTAAAATTTCAATGAAGAGTTGTCTTCTTTAAACAGATATTAGCCAATTGAAATCTTTGGGCACCTTAGAATCcctcatttgcatacataaaatactAATCACGTTCCATTAATATAAgtgttaatgaccaatagaaactacatgttaatggccaataataccctcaatttaaagtaattgtccaatagttagcGTGTGCCTTGCAATCCTTTGTTTGCATCCTTGTCTCGTCTTGGCACGCTTGGTGACCTCGGCTCCCCTGCTGTACTGtcaaggaccttgctcagcacgggtgactgcagactgtctgcaaaccatctctgcctgcacactatcttaacccttgccttgccacagcgtccacactccccccctccccatcccccaccattTTGCCCTCAAACAACAACACAAACGTTACTGAGTTTCAATAGCACGGAGTTTCTGGAACTCCGTGATGACTTCATCAGGGGAAGTTCGCTGTTGGATCATGATGGAGGCTGCTGCTCTGTGGGCCATCACCCCACAGAGTGATCTCAGGCAAGAGATTAAAAACAAATATCACCTCCAGCAGAAACAAGGCCCCAAGTATCCATTGTCTGATGGAGCGGCCCCAACCCCCCAACAGGGAATGGAGCCAACTAAAAGGACCCCTTCGTCACCTTGGGGACCCATGTGACTTCTGCCCAATCTTTGACTTTATCAGCCTCCTGGATGTGTGCAGCCAAATCAGTGATGTTCCCAGATGAGTCAGGAATGTACGTACAACATTCCCGACAGAAAATGGCACAAGTTCTGCCTTCCTCGGTCAGTAGGAAGTCTAACACTAATTGGTTCTGGAGTGTCACAGTGCAAATCACTACCATCTCAGCTGTAATGTCCTTAGTGGCCTGGCTGGTGTCCTGCAATGCTAGGACCATTTCATTAGCCAATTTCTCCACTGCCAAGGCCATGTTGATGTTTTCGCGAGCCAGCCTTGCAGGTCCCCAGAATGGGGCCACTATTATCCAGAAGCGTTCAGCCTCTGTGATAGCCCTTCGAGGGCGGCCTTGCACAGCTGGATGTGGGGAGAGTGCTGGCAGGTGTCACATTGGCCAGGTAACAGCGACCTCTCCAAGGCCTTGGTTCAGGCCAAGAATCCCATCTGGAGAGGGGCATCCCCGGCAGTCAAGGGTAAGCTTCACGGCCACAGACCCAATAAGTGCTGCTAATAGggctgggagggggggggggggggggcgggagtgtGTGTGGTCGGCATTGGTGAAGAAATTGCACGTACTGTTGCCTAAGTCTGGCCCCAAACCCTGGGTGTTACAATAGCAAACTGTTCCCTGATTCTCGTGGAGCAATCTAACTGCTGGAGGGTTACGTGATCTGTCATTGGAAGGCTGATACCATCCCTCAAAGCAATTGCAAAGCCAAGGTTTGTCCTTATGGGCAGTGCAGTTTCTTGTTTCCCCCTTCGGCTCTAGTGTCGTCATCAAGGTAGAAGACGGAATGGAGCTCACTATGATTAAGGGCTACCGGCCACATTGGTTCTCCCTCCCCTGAATGCATGGGCCCTCTAGAACATACCCAACAACTCGACTGGTTAGAACTCAGAGCATAACCACAACCAAGATGTAGGAAAGTGCGGTTCTGTGCTTAAGCAAAGGACAGGCACACAGAACATCCATAACCTAAAACACATAATTACTTAGAACCATGAATGATAGTGGTCAAATAAATtcagttagttagttagttagttctTGTCCTCGGGGTCTTCTTTGCCACTGGTTCCCTGgtccagtggtgcagcaggtttgGCATACAATGTGTGGACCCAAGTTGGTTTCCCTTGGAGCTTCACAGCAGTGTGCGTGGTCAGCAACACTTGATATGGACCTTTCCACTGGGGTTCAAGGCAATTTTTCCGTTGATAGGATCTCATGAGTACCCAAACTCCAGGCTGGTAGGTACGGCACTCTGTAGTTGTCATCGCCTTCTGGGCTTCAATTAGCTCTTGATGGAAACTTCTATGAGTTCATGTTAGTGCCACACAGTACTGCAACATGCTTTCACTCATGGCATGGATGTCCATCTGTCTGACAGAAAGTGGATTGCGACTGGTAAGCGCATGGGATGTCCAAATACTATATCATGTGGTGATAGGCCCGTTGTGTGGTTTGAAGCGCAGCACGTCATCATAAGGGCCAGTGGAAGTGCCTCTGGCCATTCCAGTCCCATCCCCTCGCATAATTTAGCCAGTCTGTTCCTCAAGATTCCCTTCTGTCGCTCCACTGCCCCGAGTGAAGTGGTGTTTACACTGCAAAGCATTGTCACTTGATATATTCTCAGGGATTCCAAACCTAGGAATGAATTCTTGTAATAAAAGTTTAGCAACAGTTACAGCATCATTTCTACAAGTTGGGTTGGCTTCTACCCATCAGgaaaacaaacacacaataacaAGTATATAATTATAATCCATGTAATTAGGTAATTGTATAAAGTCCATAGAGTCTTTTGAGTCCATAGAGTCCATAGAGTCTGATGCATCACACTATGAATGTACGAGTTCATCAACAGGGTTTGGGAAGGGTTTGGCAGTCTGGACACATTGGGGTACCACGGGCCCATGTGAGTCCGCTGCTGCCGCCTTTGTGGCAAAATCAGCCCATTTATTACCATGTTTGAATGCaaaggttcacaagatcacaaccTTTAGACACTTCATTATTTCCATTAGTATCAGCCTTACATTTAATAACATAAATCGCAGAAGGCAATTGAACAGCAGAAAGGAGATTGGCAATTAATTCACTGTGCCGTACTGGGATTCCCAAAGAGATGAGAAACCCACAGGGTCTCTGGTGCTTGGGCGAGTAAACAGTCAGTGATATCATTGTTCTGTGACATAGGAAGGTTCAAAATATGGTGTTTGAAATTGGTGGGTTAAGACACAGACTTGCTGTATGAGAAGACAACTGCCTTGGGAAAAGCTGAGAAGGTTCCTTCTGGATTAGTATGGATGGCCTCTGGTGTTCCGCATAAAAGATGGTAAAccattggttttggtattggtttattattgtcacttgtaccgaggtacagtgaaaaacttgtcttgcataccgatcgtacaggtcaattcattacacagtgcagttacattgagttagtacagagtgcattgaggtagtacaggtaaaaacaataacagaatacagagtaaaatgtcacagctatagaggaagtgcagtgcaggtagacaataaggtgcgaggtcacaacaaggtagattgtgaggtcaagagtccatctcatggtataagggaaccgttcaatagtcttatcacagtggggtagaagctgtccttgagcctggtggtatgtgccctcaggttcctgtatcttctgcctgatgggagaggggagaagagagaatgacccgggtgggtggggtctttgattatttggaAAAGTGGGTCTGCATCGGGTAGTAGTATCGTAGCAACCGCAATGTCTTCGGGACCCACACAGAGGATGAAATTAGTAATAGAGATGTGGCTGTCTCACAATAGTTGCCTCACAGATTCTTCATACAAATGGTCTGGACCCTCCGCAGATTAATGCGCCTCACAATGGATAGTTATATGCCACTCGGATGTCATGTATGGGTATTTTCCCAGCACTATGCCGGCTTCAGGGAGTTGCAGCAGTTGTTTAACTGTGGCTAACACCCTTGTAGACAAAGATTTATTAGTAAACTTCCACCACCAAACTTCGGGTTTTACCTGAGCTGTCTCTTCTAACAAGTCACAGACAGTTGGGTATACAGTTTCCGGTACTTCAAGTTGTGCTCCATCAGGGGAACATATCAACGTACACCTGGCTTGCAAAGGAGATCCCGACCCAACAAATTAGCCGGAGGGTTCTGTGCTATAAGAAGCTGATGTTCCCCTTGGTGTCCCTGAAGCTGATAAGTAACCTTCCAAGAAACAGGTACAAGAGACTGGCTGTCCCGAAAGTCCCACAATGCTTACTGATGGTGCTAATGGCCAGTTGGAAGCCTGAATTGTGGAATATGTGGCTCCAGTATAAATTAAGAAATCAAGTTGTTGTCCATTTACAGTCAAGGGAATAGCAGGCTCCGAAATCTTCACAACGGGCAGAATTTGGGCGGGGCACCCCTATTGTAACGGCTGGGGACGTTGATCAAATGGGTTGTTTAAAGTGAATTGCGCAGCCTGTAGTGTCGGTGGAGGTGGAAATTAACTATCAATGTTGCTTTGGCGCTGAGGGCATTCTGGAGCCCAGTGGCCCGGCTGTccgcaaaacaaaacaaaccccTCGCGGATGTCCGCCGCCCCGACCCCAAACTGGTTGATGTGGAGTAACCCCCAGTGCTGGTACAAGTAATGTGCCCCCACCTCCTTCAGCAGGTTTAGATTTCCGGTGTTGTAACTGTCTTTGACAATGTTGCAAAATGCTCACAATCTTAAATCAAATCACAATCTTAAGGTTAAATCTTTGCCTTCCCATCCCACACAAGTAACAGTGAACATTTCCTTTAATCTGGGTTGCAACCCGTTTACAATAACATTTATCAAGGCGGGCGTCCTCGCCTCTGCTGTTATTCCGGAATGCTTTTGAAATATGGTAGGTATGCATTCTACATATTCGTTAACATCCTCATCAGACTTTTGCACAGTACTGTGTATCTTATGCCAATCTACAGTGCGAGGGGAAACACTCTCTCAAAGCATTTGTCAGGTTATAACTGGGAGCCTCAGACTGCCGAGTACTCGGGGGGTGACACTCGGAGTGAGCCTTGTTGCAGCTGTGGCTGAGGGaggcgagggtgcagagggttaTAGTCATTTATTTCATCCTGTGATACCAGTACTGGTTGTTACTTTTCAAACACTGGGGTAGACACCGTTAGCTCTGCCTGTTCTTTCTGTTTTTCCCCTTTCTTCTGCACCTTTTGTACACTTTCCTTGCTCTTCCTgtgagatccatctaacccttctgCATCTGCAGACCAACCCACATTACTCTtgacatttttctctctctctgctaatGCCTTCTGTAGACACTCCAGATGGTCTGCATTTAAAGTACTGTCGGGAGGGAAACTTAGCTGTCCCCTTGGTCCACTTCACCCACTCATCAACATACTTAACACTTTCTGGTCCGTAGTGCAAAAGCATGTACTTAGGGGGTCGGGGGCAGTCTTTTGACAGGGCTCCTCCCATTTTCGCTTTAAAGTTTCACTCACACATTCATTCACACTCACACacggaaaagaaaatattttactctTACCCACAACATTCCTTCTCCCTATTCCTctttttcccccctctcttctTGGGAGCCAGCCCACAGCTGTTCACTCACGGGACTTGAACCCAGTGCAAGGCACCTTGGTCGGGGACTCGAACCTCCTACCGCCGCGGCTCTCTTCGTTTCTGAACAGAGGACTCGAACCTCCCGTCACAATTGTTCAGCCAATTACTATCCCTTTCCGCGATTATACGATGGTGTACTCCAACTAGCCCCCACGGGAAGAAATTAGCATTCCAGCAACACCCAGTCCCACTTGCTCAAATATGAGCAGCCCGCggactttgtttgttttctccagtCCCATTTTGTTACAAAAGCATCAACTCTCACAAAGTCCAAAGTATttttaattctgaatccaaaataaaatccacATAAACAAAATTTATTAAGTGTTTGGAAACCTCTATACTCAATACACCTGTCAACCCTTTCATTGATGCTTGAGACTCATGCTTCAATACCTTTCAGTTTTTCCTTCTCTGTAGTATATATTTTTCCCCCTGAATTAGGGTTATTAAACTGTCAAAGTTTCAAATGTGACACTGGTTTCCCTGAATGCGTGATGAAAGCTTTGATTATTTGTGCTGGGATTAGTTCTGCAAGACttgcaaatttacaaaaaaaaattaacaaaagctGATAATTATTGAGAAAATGGcattaaaatttatttaactATTTGGGATTAGTTCTTCCCTTCAGCAGCTTTGTGGGCAAGCGCATTACATGGATGCAGCTTGAGAATCAGGAATGTCCTTCCTCAATCCTTGATCTGCACTTCAGCTGATCGGACTCAGCTGAGAATCCTGAAGCTTCTCCTGGAAGAACAGCTCTGTAATAAGTGTGTTACTATAGAGTTTTTAAAAAGCTCTGAGATGCACTGAGAATGTGAAATAATTTTGTAAGTGTGTTAAAATGGAGTAGAATGAGAATGCAGCTTGGTTGTGATGACATTCAAGGGTAAAATATTCTACTGGAGTTCAGACAAGAAAGGAACTGGAGGACTCAATGACATTGGCCTCCATCACTGAAGAACTTAGAGGaagtaataaaaaaacaaattccaaagTTAACTGTCTGGAAAAGATTTGAGGGATTACAAAACATGCTTTGACTTCTGACTTGCAAGAACTCTCCAGATTTCATGGTTGTGGTAGTTGAGAGGAGTTGCAGAGATACTGAAAATAATCAGCACCCAGATTTAAATTCCGGTAATAGTTACATTTCATTTTAGGTATCTACATGTCACAATTAGGCAACGGACTTCAACACTGAACAGGAACaatgattatttcattacaaGTGAAATATTATTCATTTCAAGAATGTTTTCTATTTAAGAGATCCCATGTGTCTTAGAAATTTGTTTTACCAACATACAAAATTTCACTACATGAGGTAAGAACTTAGGAAAAGCAAACTATAAAATTTGTTGCAAAAGCAGGCAGTTTAATGAAGACGATTAAAAACAAACATTGCAGGGTATACAGGAATTTCATGCCTTGGGAAATTATTTAAAAGTTTCCTTTTTTGTACTACTTAACTCTTTCTAATGCCTGTAAAATTGCAACAAAGGGGTGACTGGTCATTTATTGGCTACTAAGCAGCCACCTAAATCTTCAATAGCCAGGCAGGAGCTACATATGCAGTAATCTGCACCCAGGTAGATCGGTGAACTTGGAAAGATGGTGTTCAGCATCCATCGGTGGTGGCACACTTGAGCCTGGTGCCTATTAGAGACTTCACTGTGTGGAACTGGGATGGCCCTAAAAGAATTCAATTGATGTTCAAACCAGCAGTGTTGGGGACCACGGCAGCCACCCTCATCGAGGACAGACTTCTAAAAggtcagagaggatgcagagttgaAAATTGAAGTGATACACCATTTAATTCCTGTGTTAGCTGGAACACTGGATGTGAGCCTATTGTGCATACACTGAACAGTGGGGTACTGAAGAgaaagctttggaattctttgtgAGGATGTACACATGTGGTTAAGCCATCCTGTTTATTAGCTTTCGTCTGGAGGCTGCAAGGATGGAACTGAACGCTAAATCAAGCTTTGGAAGAATCAAATGGACAACGGAACAAAGGGTGGCAAAATGCCTTTATTTTATCACCACATCTCCAAAATGTACCAAGTATTTATTGCCATCTATGTAACACAAatattacattatttttattctaTAAAATATGAAAAACTGCTGTTTTTAATGGCTTTCCTCCTCTAGCCGGGGTTTTTTTGAAGAATCATTCTCCCCGACAAAATAATCTGCCAATTCACGAAGTGCTTTATAACGGTGAGATATTGTGTTCTTCACCGTTTTAGGCATTTCTGCATATCTGGGGAAGATTCAATGAAAAACAAAGATCATCGCTGTGTAATTTTCAAAGCATATCATGTACAATATCTATccgcaaatttgaaataaaattagtaGTTTAATAAACTAAGAAACATTTGAGCACTTACGTCTGGTCGAAGTTGTCAGGCTGAAAACAAGGATCCCAACCGAAGTCTCTGGGTCCCCGAGGATCAACTATTTTGCCCTAAATAATACAAAAGGTATCTAATCAGTTagggaattgaaaaaaaaacataactttCCAATGAATGTACTTCCCTCCATTTAGGATTGTCTGCTGTAATCTGTAGCTGCATCGCCAGACAGACTGGGCAGTTCACTCTGCATTAATAGCACTAGACTGCAGCCACAATTTCACTAATTTATTCCTCCCTTTCCCCCATATTTGTAAATCCGCTGTCAAGCAGGGCCGTACAGCCCAAGCATCAATGTCTGTGTTTTGTCATGAAAAATGTTGAACTTTCCCCAATGTAGTCTCACCTGGAGCTAGTCATTCATGATAGGAGacgggtgaggggtaaaatccaGACACAGTTATTGAGTGAATGTGCACTTTCAAGCTGGGCCACATACTCAGGAATAAGCCAAGTATTCATACATCCAGATACTGTAATTTGATAGTGAATGGAAGCAGTAAATCTTTCTCATAACTACCACCATCAAATTTTCTGGTTCCATCCAAAAAAACACAAGTTACAGTGCTGTCTGACTTCACTGAATTCCCTCACCTGAATTTTAGATACACTCCATGTTCTTTGCTGGCTTTCACACGGGGTATCATGAGAGGAAAACTATCAACACAATTTCACCAATTTTCTCTTGGAGAGGAGAATGGGTACATTTCATCTTCAGCACTGACACAAAAGCCCCTGAGGGCAGGAAGCCTTAACTGCGGAGGTGCGGGGTCACCGCTTATTGTTTCtgaccactcttccagtgccgtCAAGTGCAGGGTGACCAATACCAAGGAAAAGAGAACCTTGCACTCCTATCATGCCCTTCACAACTCTCGCAGCCAATGAAATACAGTCACTGTTTAGAGTGGGAACTGCAACAGCTAATCTATTCACAAGAAGATTAAAATTACCCCAATATCTTTTAATGTTGTGTAAGTGATGGAGGCAAAATCGACCGGGCTAGGAAGAGCAGCCTTTTCACCCATTACTGTCTAATAATCACCAAAGATTTTGCAATGTGGTTGTATTGTGTGTCAAGAGGAATATGGTGCTTTTCACATAGCTGCTTTATAAATACACACCAGAGTTTTCCCTCGAAACAGCTTCACTGGATCTTCCGGATTTCCTGTGCTATATGCAAAGGTACAGAGTGCATAAGCTGATTTGTCTTCAAAGCctgccagcatcttgtacaaaCCTGGAAAGAAATGCACTCGAATGGTTCAAAATAGCAGTTGCAATCGttaaacatttaacaaattcttgtgttgaattttcccactctcctccccctctcacctggatccaactattacccgccagctcttgctccagtctctaccccacccctccacctttttatgctgcctatctcccctctttctttccagtcccgatgaagggtctcgacccgaagcatcgactgtccacttccctccatagatgctgcctgacccactgagttcctccagcactttgtgtgtcgcTTTGAATTAGTA is from Pristis pectinata isolate sPriPec2 chromosome 3, sPriPec2.1.pri, whole genome shotgun sequence and encodes:
- the itpa gene encoding inosine triphosphate pyrophosphatase, giving the protein MAGKHVGSVVFVTGNAKKLEEVVQILGDKFPFTLVSRKIDLPEYQGEPDEISIKKCQEAAREVQGPVIVEDTCLCFNALGGLPGPYIKWFLSKLRPEGLYKMLAGFEDKSAYALCTFAYSTGNPEDPVKLFRGKTLGKIVDPRGPRDFGWDPCFQPDNFDQTYAEMPKTVKNTISHRYKALRELADYFVGENDSSKKPRLEEESH